In Devosia sp. XK-2, one DNA window encodes the following:
- a CDS encoding crosslink repair DNA glycosylase YcaQ family protein: protein MKAQRLDETEPFGSGPQAAQAAIEQLGYVQIDTINVIERCHHHILYSRIPAYQRQDLAVLQSGQKSIFEYWTHALSYVPSADLPYFIPAMKAYRDKPSAWFGSVTAKEVSAMVRRLKKEGPLSIRDIDDDELVDKDHPWASRKPSKRVLQLMFYQGLVAIAAREGMVKTYDLTGRHFGWEKSPRPATEKQVTAYLVDRALRSQGVASLDSICHLNAPAKKAVRELIEARVKRRQMVPVTIEGAEKVPHWTTREALDSAAPAPANRVHILSPFDPLIIQRKRLKLLFGYDHIFEAYVPAAKRQYGYFALPVLVDDRVVAAIDLKTDRQAGKLLVQKWTWLEDMGAGAKAAIDAELERFERFQLQAGP from the coding sequence ATGAAGGCGCAGCGCCTCGATGAGACCGAGCCTTTCGGGTCCGGCCCCCAGGCGGCGCAGGCGGCTATCGAACAGCTTGGCTATGTGCAGATCGACACAATCAATGTGATCGAGCGCTGCCATCATCATATTCTTTATTCGCGCATTCCCGCCTATCAGCGCCAGGACCTGGCCGTGCTGCAATCGGGGCAAAAGTCCATTTTTGAATATTGGACGCATGCGCTGAGCTATGTGCCCAGCGCCGATCTTCCCTATTTCATCCCGGCCATGAAGGCCTATCGGGACAAGCCCAGTGCCTGGTTCGGCTCGGTGACCGCAAAAGAAGTCAGCGCCATGGTGCGTCGCCTCAAAAAAGAGGGGCCATTGTCCATCCGCGATATCGATGATGACGAGCTGGTGGACAAGGACCATCCCTGGGCCAGCCGCAAGCCGAGCAAGCGCGTGCTGCAATTGATGTTCTATCAGGGGCTTGTGGCCATTGCGGCGCGCGAGGGCATGGTCAAGACCTATGACCTGACGGGCAGGCATTTCGGCTGGGAAAAAAGCCCCCGTCCCGCCACCGAAAAACAGGTGACGGCCTATTTGGTCGACCGGGCGCTGCGCAGCCAGGGTGTGGCCAGCCTCGATTCGATCTGCCATCTCAATGCCCCGGCGAAAAAGGCGGTGCGCGAATTGATTGAAGCGCGCGTCAAGCGCCGGCAAATGGTGCCGGTCACCATTGAGGGCGCCGAGAAAGTGCCGCATTGGACGACCCGCGAGGCGCTGGACAGTGCGGCCCCTGCCCCGGCCAATCGGGTGCATATTCTTTCGCCCTTCGATCCGCTGATCATCCAGCGCAAGCGGCTCAAGCTCCTCTTCGGCTATGACCATATTTTCGAGGCCTATGTGCCGGCGGCCAAGCGACAATATGGCTATTTCGCCTTGCCGGTGCTGGTCGACGACCGGGTCGTTGCCGCCATCGACCTCAAGACCGACAGGCAGGCGGGCAAATTGCTGGTGCAGAAATGGACCTGGCTGGAGGATATGGGCGCCGGGGCAAAGGCGGCCATCGATGCGGAACTGGAGCGGTTCGAACGGTTTCAACTTCAAGCCGGGCCGTAG
- a CDS encoding PAN domain-containing protein: MSLVSATWADEQIGAFRVFDDHPNVVVLDGEIGINTPLEFRRALTAAPQADVVVLNSPGGLVASGLILANDIHDRALSTVIPEGAGCYSACAFVFFAGAERLVEGELGVHQMYGTNDTSGVQARVSDIIEALEQFGTPTSVVTRMFRTPSDDMYVFSSSEIDSLAINVLGPTVLADLSGLGLASPAFDTVERTSTVASTPPDAAPNGGLRLALYGGLDFYGSDISSERTEDAVECASMCLYEDQCLAFTFNANPRLSRGPNCFLKGGVERLEAYADAMSGIFLFPEDGDAITYSIGAIDPTQDVLPRQGLSGRDFNTSPERGISSPGACRMACVDDNACRAFTYDSRLKQCYLKHNVGTAFASTNLTSGIKRGATFPPIDVIDLSE; this comes from the coding sequence GTGTCTCTGGTTTCGGCAACGTGGGCCGATGAGCAAATCGGCGCCTTTAGAGTCTTTGACGACCATCCAAATGTTGTGGTTTTGGATGGGGAAATCGGGATCAACACCCCGCTGGAGTTCCGGCGAGCGCTCACCGCCGCGCCCCAAGCTGACGTTGTCGTCCTTAATAGTCCCGGCGGTCTCGTAGCCAGCGGGCTCATTCTCGCAAACGACATTCATGATCGTGCCCTATCAACAGTGATACCCGAGGGGGCAGGATGCTACTCGGCGTGCGCGTTTGTCTTCTTTGCTGGTGCCGAGCGCCTCGTAGAGGGTGAGTTGGGCGTCCACCAGATGTACGGCACCAATGACACCTCAGGCGTTCAGGCTCGTGTCTCCGACATTATCGAAGCGCTTGAACAGTTCGGAACACCGACAAGCGTGGTCACGCGCATGTTCAGAACACCTAGCGACGACATGTATGTATTTTCGTCCAGCGAAATCGACAGCCTAGCGATCAACGTACTTGGTCCAACCGTTCTGGCCGACCTGAGCGGGCTTGGCCTCGCGTCGCCTGCTTTTGATACTGTTGAGAGAACCTCCACGGTAGCCTCGACGCCCCCTGATGCCGCGCCCAATGGTGGCCTTAGGCTGGCACTTTATGGTGGCCTAGACTTTTACGGTTCGGACATTTCCTCGGAGCGCACGGAAGATGCAGTTGAGTGCGCCTCCATGTGCCTCTACGAAGACCAGTGTCTAGCCTTCACATTTAATGCCAACCCTCGTCTTTCTCGCGGGCCGAATTGCTTCTTGAAGGGAGGCGTTGAGCGACTTGAGGCGTATGCAGACGCCATGTCGGGTATTTTTCTGTTCCCCGAAGATGGCGACGCGATCACTTACTCAATTGGCGCGATCGATCCGACACAGGATGTATTGCCACGCCAAGGCCTGAGTGGACGCGATTTCAACACGTCCCCGGAGCGCGGTATCTCGTCGCCCGGCGCATGTCGGATGGCTTGTGTGGATGACAACGCGTGCCGCGCGTTCACGTACGACTCGCGGCTCAAGCAGTGCTACCTGAAACACAATGTGGGTACGGCCTTTGCCTCCACCAACTTGACCAGCGGGATCAAACGAGGGGCAACCTTTCCGCCTATCGACGTTATCGATCTGTCTGAGTAA